GAGCCGCTCGCGGCGTCCCTCGTCGCGGCCGGTGCGCTCTCGCTCGCGCGGAGCCCCAAGTTCCACAGGCCGCGCGGGCCGTCGTGTTTCCGATCCGCGTGCGATGGTTGCCTCGCTCGTGTCGACGACGCCCCCAACGTCATGACGTGCCGGGTACGTGCGCGCGCTGGCATGCACGTCACCACGCAGAACTCCCTCGGCTCACGCAAGGTCGACCTCCTCCGCGTCACCGACTGGTTCTTCCCCGAGGGCATGAACCACCACGAGCTCTTCGCGGGAGTGCCCGGCGTGCAGACGGTCATGCAAGCCTTCGCGCGCCGCGTGGCGGGCCTCGGGAGGCTGCCCGGTGGCGAGTCCGGCACACTCCCCGCCGCCTCGCGGCGCCACGAGGACGTGTGCGTCGTCGGGTCCGGGCCCTCTGGAATGGCGACGGCCCTCGCGTTCCTGCGTCGTGGTCGAAAGGTCCGCCTGATCGACGACGGCATCGAGATCGGGGGAGTCGCCGTCGCGTTCGGGCGTGATCGTGGTCCGTTCGGGCCGCTGCTCGCAGAGGTGAACGAGGCGGTCCGCGCAGGTGATCTGACCGTCTCCCTCGAGACCTGCGCGGGCGCGTTTTTCGGCGCCGATCTGCTGGTGGTCGGTGAGCGCGCCGAGGTCGTGACGGCCGACACGTTCGTGCTCGCGGTCGGCGCCCACGACGGCACCTGGGCGTTCGAGGGCAACGACGTGCCCGGCGTGGTGTCGGCGCGTGCCGCGGCGACCATGCTCGCCTCGGGCGTGCTCGTGGGAGACACGATCGTGCTCGCGCGGCCGTTCGGAGGCACCGACCTCGGCGCGTCGTTCGCGGCGCGCGCTCGGGCCGCTGGGGCCGAAGTGCTCGAGCTCGACGAACTCCCCTCCGAGGCCATCGCTTCCGTGGGCTCGTCGGAGGTGTCCGAGGTGGCCGTCATGCGCGACGGGGAGCGAGTCCTCTTCGACGCCGACGCGCTCGTGACCGACTTCCCACCGTGCCCGAGCCACGAGCTCGCCGTGCAGGCGGGCGCCAAGGTGCGCCACGAAGCGCGGGGATACGTGGTGCTGGCCGACGCCGACGGGCGCATCGCCCCGGGGGTCCTCGGTGTCGGCGAGATGGTCGGCACGGAGCTGACGCTCGAGGCCGTGCGCGCCGAGGCCGAACGCGTCGCGGAGTCCTGAGCGCGAGCGCGCCGCGCGGGTGAGGCTCAGCCCGATCGGGTGCCCGTCTCTCGGATCGGTCTGTAGGTGAGTGTGCGCCAGACGTCACGCTCGAACACGTCGAGGCGGTGACGCGGCAAGCTCGGTCCGTAGCGCGCCACGATGGCGGGCACGTCGGTCGAGACGAGGCCGGAGAGGATGAGCAGCCCGTGCGGCGCGAGGCGCGCGACGATCGCGGGGGCGAGCGCGAGGAGCACGTCTCGGAGGATGTTCGCCACGACCACGTCGAACACGCCGTCGGGCCACGACGACGCGAAGGACACCGCGCTCGCGACCCCGTTGTCGTGGGCGGCGCGCGCCGCGACCTCGTTGGCCTGCTCGTCGATCTCGACGCCGTACGCGGTGCCCCCGAGCTTGGCTGCCGCGATGGACAAGATCCCCGTGCCGCTCCCCACGTCGAGCATGCGAAACGGCCCCTTCGGGCAGAACGCGGCGAGGGCCTGGAGGCACGTCCTCGTCGTCTCGTGGGTGCCGTCGCCGAAGGCGTGGCTCGGCCTCATGACGAGCGTGCACAGGGGGCCCCCGTCGCCTCTGTGCGGGGCGCGGACGATACGGAAGCGCGGCGGAACCAGGATCTCCTCGGGTGGGCGACGTTCCATGGCGAGCTGCGGTCGGCGCCCCGTCAGTCGTCCACCAGGGCGCCGAACACGGCGAGCCCACCCGCCACGGCGACCACGTCGAAGACCGCGAGCAGCAAGAGGTAGTCGCGGAGCTCGTCGAACGTGCCTCCGCCGAAGACGAGCGCCGTGCCCGCGACGCTCGAGAGGAGCACGGGCGAAAGGAGCGGGAAGAGCACGGACGCGAGCACGAGATCCCGCGCCGAGGTGCGCACCGTCATGACCCCGAACAGAGTCCCCGTGGCCGACACCCCGAGAGTACCGAGCAGCAAGATCGGCGTGATCTTCGACAGATACTGAAGGAGCTCGACGTGAAACAGCAGGGCCACGACCGGCACGACGAGCGCCTCGACCGCGAGCAGCAAGAAGAACACGCCGAGCCCTTTGCCCACGAAGATCGCCGGCCTCGACACGGGCGAGACCAGGAGCCCCGTGAGCGCGCTCTCTTCCCGCTCCCGCTGCCAGGTCCGCCCCAGCGCGAGCACGCTGGCGAAGGCGATGGGGAGCCAAATCGCCCCGGGCGCGATGCGCACCTGCGTCTTCGGCCCAGTGCTGAAGGCGATGCTCGCCATGACCGTGACGAGGATCGCGAAGAACCCTCCGGTCGTCACGATCTCGCGGGTGCGGAGCTCGATCGCCAAGTCTTTTCGCAGGATGGCGAGTGCGCTCGCGAAGAAGCCTGGGATCTCACGCTTCGGAAGGACCACGGGGGCCCGTGTGTACCATGCACACGAGCCCCCGGCGAGGTCGCTTCGTACTCGGGCCTCAGAGCGCCTCGGACGGCTCCTCGGCGTTGGCGCGCGCGCGGATGGTGCGGGCGAGGGTCTTTCGTTGGGCCTCGGAGAGCACGGGGAGGACCTTGTCGGCCACGGTGAAGGCGGCGTCTTCCTTGGCCTTCGCGCGGGCCGCGAGCGGACCTTCGGGGCCGACCGCCTTCGGGTCGAACGCCGGTTTTTTGAAGGCCTCGAGGAACGCCTTGCCGCGCCGGCCGTGTCCCTCGTGCGCCCCGCGCCCGTGCTCGCGTGCGTCCTCGAACGCGGCTCGAAACGCCTCTTTCACGGTGTCCCGTTGTTCGGACGTGAGGTCGAGCTCTTTGGCGAGCGTGAGGAGCGGGTGCCTCTCGCGGTGCGCCTCCATCTTGGCCTTCCCTCGCGCCTCGAGGGCGTCCGCGAACGCTACCCGCTGCCCGTCGTCGAGCAGGCCGTGCAACGTCGCGAGGGCGGCCTCGTCGGCGGGGCGGCCCGCGTCCACCTTGGCGAGCGCGGCGTCGAGCTTCTGACGGAGCGCGGCCTTGTCGATGGATCCGCGCTCGATCTGGTCGGCGATGTCGAGCATGACGGCGCGAAGCTCGGTTCGGAGCGGCGCGTGGCGGGCCTCGGCTTCTTGCGCGAGCTTCTCGATCTCGGCGCGTTGGTCGGGCCTCAGATCGACGTCCCCGAGGGCGTCTCCGGCGAGCTTTACGAAGCCGTGCGTGCCCTTGCCGACGGGCGCGCGGCTCGTGGCCTGGGCCGTCTGGGCCGTGGGGGCGGCGCTGCCGCTGCATCCGGTCACGGCGAGCGAGAGGGGGAGCGCGCACGAGACCATGAGCGACGTGGAGAGGGCGAAACGGGAGAAGAGCTTCATCGAACGAGACCTCCGGTACCGACACCCTGCGCTCGAGGCGGCTCCGCCGC
The sequence above is a segment of the Myxococcales bacterium genome. Coding sequences within it:
- a CDS encoding (2Fe-2S)-binding protein; protein product: MPARRLNGPARPVTVTLDGRELVAEEGEPLAASLVAAGALSLARSPKFHRPRGPSCFRSACDGCLARVDDAPNVMTCRVRARAGMHVTTQNSLGSRKVDLLRVTDWFFPEGMNHHELFAGVPGVQTVMQAFARRVAGLGRLPGGESGTLPAASRRHEDVCVVGSGPSGMATALAFLRRGRKVRLIDDGIEIGGVAVAFGRDRGPFGPLLAEVNEAVRAGDLTVSLETCAGAFFGADLLVVGERAEVVTADTFVLAVGAHDGTWAFEGNDVPGVVSARAAATMLASGVLVGDTIVLARPFGGTDLGASFAARARAAGAEVLELDELPSEAIASVGSSEVSEVAVMRDGERVLFDADALVTDFPPCPSHELAVQAGAKVRHEARGYVVLADADGRIAPGVLGVGEMVGTELTLEAVRAEAERVAES
- a CDS encoding 50S ribosomal protein L11 methyltransferase, with the translated sequence MERRPPEEILVPPRFRIVRAPHRGDGGPLCTLVMRPSHAFGDGTHETTRTCLQALAAFCPKGPFRMLDVGSGTGILSIAAAKLGGTAYGVEIDEQANEVAARAAHDNGVASAVSFASSWPDGVFDVVVANILRDVLLALAPAIVARLAPHGLLILSGLVSTDVPAIVARYGPSLPRHRLDVFERDVWRTLTYRPIRETGTRSG
- a CDS encoding heme exporter protein CcmB, coding for MVLPKREIPGFFASALAILRKDLAIELRTREIVTTGGFFAILVTVMASIAFSTGPKTQVRIAPGAIWLPIAFASVLALGRTWQREREESALTGLLVSPVSRPAIFVGKGLGVFFLLLAVEALVVPVVALLFHVELLQYLSKITPILLLGTLGVSATGTLFGVMTVRTSARDLVLASVLFPLLSPVLLSSVAGTALVFGGGTFDELRDYLLLLAVFDVVAVAGGLAVFGALVDD